In one Mesorhizobium australicum genomic region, the following are encoded:
- the trxA gene encoding thioredoxin has product MSTDNNPFAPAGAQYSANVSFGGSPDEPKGDLVKDTTTQRFSADVIQESRNQVVLVDFWAPWCGPCKQLTPVLEKAVKAAGGRVKLVKMNIDDHPAVAGQLGIQSIPAVIAFKDGQPVDGFMGALPESKVNEFIDRVAGPGGAGAQIEAALAAATEALAAGDSQTAADIYQEILQVAPDTLAAIAGLAGLLIDAGQIDAARSVLETAPEDKRSDASIAGVSARIALAEQAEKLGDAGDLLRRLEADPKDHQARFDLAMLHNARGERTEAADCLLEIMKADRAWNDDGARKQLLQFFEAWGMTDEATLAARRKLSSLLFS; this is encoded by the coding sequence ATGAGCACCGACAACAATCCGTTCGCTCCGGCCGGCGCGCAATATTCGGCCAATGTCAGCTTCGGCGGGTCGCCGGACGAACCGAAAGGCGACCTGGTCAAGGACACCACGACGCAACGCTTTTCGGCGGACGTGATCCAGGAATCGCGCAACCAGGTGGTGCTGGTCGACTTCTGGGCGCCGTGGTGCGGACCGTGCAAGCAGTTGACGCCGGTGCTCGAAAAGGCCGTCAAGGCGGCCGGCGGGCGCGTCAAGCTGGTCAAGATGAACATTGACGACCATCCTGCCGTCGCCGGACAGCTCGGCATCCAGTCGATCCCCGCCGTCATCGCCTTCAAGGATGGCCAGCCGGTGGACGGGTTCATGGGCGCACTGCCGGAAAGCAAGGTCAACGAATTCATCGATCGGGTGGCGGGGCCGGGCGGGGCCGGAGCGCAGATCGAGGCGGCGCTCGCGGCGGCCACCGAGGCGCTCGCCGCCGGCGACAGCCAGACGGCTGCCGACATTTACCAGGAGATCCTTCAGGTGGCGCCGGACACGCTGGCTGCCATCGCGGGCCTGGCGGGGCTGTTGATCGATGCGGGCCAGATCGACGCCGCGCGATCGGTGCTTGAAACCGCGCCAGAGGACAAGCGGTCGGATGCGTCGATCGCCGGCGTCAGCGCGCGGATCGCGCTTGCCGAGCAGGCCGAGAAGCTCGGCGATGCGGGCGACCTGCTGCGCCGGCTTGAGGCCGATCCTAAGGATCACCAGGCGCGTTTCGACCTTGCCATGCTGCACAATGCCCGCGGCGAACGGACCGAAGCGGCGGACTGCCTGCTGGAGATCATGAAGGCCGACCGTGCGTGGAACGACGACGGCGCGCGCAAGCAGCTTCTCCAGTTCTTCGAGGCCTGGGGCATGACCGACGAGGCGACGCTGGCCGCGCGCCGCAAGCTGTCGTCGCTGTTGTTTTCCTGA
- a CDS encoding LysR family transcriptional regulator — MNVEILRHLRYVRAAIACGSMRRAAQALGVQESTVSRHISAIEQLLEIQFFERHNNGVRLTNEGQLWIESVQDHYNSLEEALLQTARRNTDGEKLRIGLCVPIGLEFLLRLVDRFGATHPDIDVIFRDGSCANQATAIRRRHLDISFMCSCADIRSCRSEPIWEEGLSVLLPSNHRLAIRDTLTWEALAGEKLLVPLGPDGPQFDSSFLEHFVGGSHAPIVEQCHASQATVMIKVRLGKGFTLAGEGLAKAATVEGAVWRTIVGERSRCQLRAVWLDSNPKRAVLRLVATAQNMAAERKR, encoded by the coding sequence TTGAACGTCGAAATACTTCGCCACCTCCGATATGTTCGCGCCGCCATTGCTTGCGGCAGTATGAGACGGGCCGCGCAGGCATTGGGCGTTCAGGAATCGACTGTCAGCCGACATATCAGCGCAATTGAGCAACTTCTCGAGATTCAGTTCTTTGAACGCCACAACAATGGCGTTCGCCTGACAAACGAAGGCCAGCTCTGGATCGAGAGCGTCCAGGATCACTATAACAGCCTTGAAGAGGCCCTTCTTCAGACGGCGCGCCGCAACACGGACGGAGAAAAACTGCGTATCGGCCTTTGTGTGCCTATAGGACTAGAATTCCTGTTACGTCTCGTCGACCGATTCGGAGCCACTCATCCCGACATTGATGTGATTTTCCGCGATGGTTCCTGCGCAAATCAAGCCACGGCAATCCGCCGCCGCCATCTGGACATCTCATTCATGTGCAGTTGCGCCGATATACGATCCTGCCGCAGTGAACCCATCTGGGAGGAAGGGTTGTCCGTCCTACTGCCGTCAAACCACAGGTTGGCAATTCGGGACACTCTCACTTGGGAGGCACTCGCTGGAGAAAAGCTGCTCGTTCCCTTAGGACCGGACGGGCCCCAGTTTGATTCCTCCTTCCTTGAGCATTTTGTTGGCGGGTCGCATGCCCCGATCGTCGAGCAGTGCCATGCCAGCCAGGCGACTGTCATGATCAAAGTTCGATTGGGCAAGGGCTTTACATTGGCCGGTGAGGGCTTAGCCAAGGCGGCAACCGTTGAGGGCGCTGTTTGGCGGACAATTGTTGGAGAACGTAGTCGCTGCCAACTCCGTGCGGTCTGGCTTGATTCCAACCCGAAGCGCGCCGTGTTGCGCCTCGTGGCCACCGCGCAGAACATGGCGGCAGAGCGGAAACGATAA
- a CDS encoding LON peptidase substrate-binding domain-containing protein, which translates to MQAGNAFYRRQEDLPQEAAVFPLTAALLLPGGRMPLNIFEPRYLEMVDAALASTRLIGMIQPRLDGALREDGEPELCETGCLGRITSFAETGDGRYLVSLQGICRFRVAEELPVKTPYRRCRLMPFLADLDEDKGAERVDRAALLKCFRSYLEANGLEADWDNISRAENATLVNALSMMSPYGAAEKQALLEAPDLKTRAETLIAITEMSLARERDDFSSSLQ; encoded by the coding sequence GTGCAGGCCGGCAACGCATTCTATCGCAGGCAAGAGGATCTGCCGCAGGAAGCGGCGGTGTTTCCTCTGACGGCGGCGCTTCTGCTCCCGGGCGGGCGGATGCCGCTGAACATCTTCGAGCCGCGCTATCTTGAAATGGTCGACGCCGCGCTCGCCTCGACGCGGCTGATCGGCATGATCCAGCCGCGGCTCGATGGGGCGCTGCGCGAGGACGGTGAGCCGGAACTGTGCGAAACCGGGTGCCTGGGCCGTATCACCTCCTTCGCGGAAACGGGCGACGGCCGCTATCTCGTCTCGCTGCAAGGGATTTGCCGTTTCCGCGTGGCCGAGGAGCTGCCGGTCAAAACGCCCTACCGCCGTTGCCGGTTGATGCCGTTCCTCGCCGATCTGGACGAAGACAAGGGCGCGGAGCGGGTGGACCGGGCCGCGCTGCTCAAATGCTTTCGCAGCTATCTCGAAGCGAACGGGCTGGAAGCCGACTGGGACAATATCAGCCGTGCGGAAAATGCCACGCTGGTCAACGCGCTGTCGATGATGTCGCCCTACGGCGCTGCCGAGAAACAGGCGCTTCTCGAGGCGCCGGACCTCAAGACGCGGGCCGAGACGTTGATCGCCATCACCGAAATGTCGCTCGCACGCGAGCGGGACGATTTCTCTTCCAGCCTGCAGTGA
- a CDS encoding error-prone DNA polymerase, protein MNAPVSPAYAEFGVRSNFSFLQGASSGEELVHQAARLGHAAIGLADRNTVAGVVRAWQQARQTGIPYHPGARLVFADGTPDVLAYPRDRAGWGRLCRLLSQANLREESEKGNSLVYLADLLEWGDGMSLAVLPPLVDAEAELLLLHSLKARFGPALRLAAAPRFGGNDAWRLAQADAMARTTGLSLMATNDVLYHEPGRRHLQDVLSATRLKRTVAETGFELEANAERHLKSPMDMARLFRGYQHAIAETMRFEQELAFKLDELKHNYPDEPTRDGATPQEELARLTWEGAARRFPEGLSEKIHATILKELDLVGRLNYAGYFLTVHDIVRAAREMKILCQGRGSAANSLICYCLGITDIGPDRMETLFERFISEERGEPPDIDVDFEHDRRDEVIEYVYEKYSEKHTSLAAAVVTYRSRSAMRETAKALGLSDDTIAALSSSTWRWTSSDLGATEARDAGLDMSDALTKHLFDNANALMGFPRHLSQHVGGFVITKDRLDEIVPIMKTAMPERKMIEWDKDDLDSVGLFKVDILALGMLSCLRRCFELLEKHYPDRPEKDLATIREGEQAVYDMICRADTLGVFQIESRAQMSMLPRLRPRNFYDLVIEVAIVRPGPIQGDMVHPYLRRREGKEAVDYVKPELEEILGRTLGVPLFQEQAMKIAIVAADFPPDKADKLRRAMATFRRVGTIDKLRDEFIEGMVAKDYPREFAERCFSQVEGFGDYGFPESHAASFALLVYASCWFKTFFPDVFSAAILNSQPMGFYSPSQLVRDAREHGIEVRPVDINFSDWDCTLERAAFDAARIAPRHALMAGVILSHHALRLGLRQVKGLAEDDMILLMERRGSGYVSVRDLWLRSGLRVDVIERLAQADAFRSIGLDRREALWAVKALGREKMVERLPLFDQPQISLPDLEPKTRLPAMPLGEHVIHDYRTLTLSLKAHPVSFLRKRLTAAAVSSSAELEKTASGRRISVAGLVLVRQRPGSANGVIFMTIEDERGIANIIVWQKTFEAYRAVVLGARFVKVTGRIQSVKSAQDATAVTHLVADRIEDLTPWLVDLSEEAANTDSPAPVAKQGNHLSPDARVMDAKPQFREEFDKLAAQAGKVMPKGRNFQ, encoded by the coding sequence ATGAATGCTCCCGTCTCTCCCGCCTATGCCGAGTTCGGCGTTCGGTCGAATTTCTCCTTCCTGCAGGGAGCCTCGTCCGGAGAGGAATTGGTGCATCAGGCGGCCCGTCTCGGCCATGCCGCGATCGGGCTTGCCGACCGCAACACCGTGGCAGGCGTGGTCCGCGCCTGGCAGCAGGCAAGGCAAACGGGCATTCCTTACCACCCCGGCGCCCGCCTGGTCTTCGCCGACGGCACGCCGGACGTGCTCGCCTATCCACGCGATCGTGCCGGCTGGGGCCGTCTCTGTCGGCTGCTGTCGCAGGCCAATCTCAGGGAGGAGAGCGAGAAGGGGAATTCCTTGGTCTATCTCGCCGACCTGCTCGAATGGGGCGACGGCATGTCGCTGGCCGTGCTGCCGCCGCTCGTCGATGCCGAAGCGGAACTTCTGCTCCTCCACAGCTTGAAAGCCAGGTTTGGTCCGGCATTACGGCTGGCCGCCGCGCCGCGTTTCGGCGGCAACGATGCCTGGCGTCTCGCCCAGGCGGACGCCATGGCGAGGACGACCGGCCTGTCGCTGATGGCCACCAACGACGTACTCTATCATGAGCCCGGCCGACGCCATCTGCAGGACGTGTTGAGCGCCACCCGGCTGAAAAGGACCGTGGCGGAGACAGGGTTTGAACTGGAGGCCAATGCCGAGCGCCATCTGAAATCGCCGATGGACATGGCTCGTCTCTTTCGCGGCTACCAGCATGCGATCGCCGAGACGATGCGCTTCGAGCAGGAGCTTGCATTCAAGTTGGATGAACTGAAGCACAACTATCCCGACGAACCGACGCGCGACGGAGCGACACCTCAGGAAGAACTCGCACGACTGACCTGGGAGGGAGCCGCGCGAAGGTTTCCGGAAGGGCTCTCCGAGAAGATCCACGCAACTATCCTCAAGGAGCTCGACCTTGTGGGCCGGCTGAACTACGCCGGCTATTTCCTGACGGTGCACGACATCGTCAGGGCGGCAAGGGAGATGAAAATTCTCTGCCAGGGTCGCGGCTCGGCCGCGAATTCGCTGATCTGCTACTGCCTCGGCATCACCGACATCGGCCCTGATCGTATGGAAACGCTGTTCGAACGTTTCATCTCGGAGGAACGCGGCGAACCGCCGGACATCGACGTCGATTTCGAGCATGACCGTCGCGACGAGGTGATCGAATACGTCTACGAAAAATACAGCGAGAAACACACTTCGCTGGCCGCCGCGGTCGTCACCTACCGCTCCCGTTCGGCCATGCGGGAGACCGCAAAGGCGCTTGGGCTTTCGGACGACACGATTGCCGCCCTTTCCTCCTCGACCTGGCGCTGGACATCGTCCGACCTCGGCGCGACCGAAGCGCGGGATGCGGGGCTCGACATGAGCGATGCGCTGACGAAGCACCTCTTCGACAACGCCAATGCATTGATGGGTTTCCCGCGCCACCTCTCCCAGCACGTCGGCGGCTTCGTCATCACCAAGGACCGGCTCGACGAGATCGTTCCGATCATGAAGACGGCGATGCCGGAACGGAAGATGATCGAATGGGACAAGGACGATCTCGATTCCGTCGGTCTCTTCAAGGTCGACATCCTCGCGCTCGGCATGCTGTCCTGCCTGCGCCGCTGTTTCGAGCTGCTCGAAAAGCATTATCCCGACCGCCCGGAAAAGGACCTGGCGACGATCAGGGAAGGTGAACAGGCGGTCTATGACATGATCTGCCGCGCCGACACGCTTGGCGTCTTCCAGATCGAGAGCCGGGCGCAGATGAGCATGCTGCCACGGCTGCGACCTCGGAATTTCTATGACCTCGTCATCGAGGTGGCGATCGTCCGGCCCGGTCCGATCCAGGGCGACATGGTGCATCCCTATCTGCGCCGGCGCGAGGGCAAGGAGGCTGTCGATTATGTGAAGCCGGAGCTCGAGGAGATCCTGGGCAGGACCCTCGGCGTGCCGCTGTTCCAGGAACAGGCGATGAAGATCGCCATTGTCGCCGCCGACTTCCCCCCTGACAAGGCGGACAAGCTGCGCCGCGCCATGGCCACCTTCCGCCGTGTCGGCACGATCGACAAGCTGCGTGACGAATTCATCGAGGGCATGGTCGCCAAGGACTATCCCCGCGAGTTTGCCGAACGCTGTTTCAGCCAGGTCGAGGGTTTCGGCGATTACGGCTTTCCGGAAAGCCACGCCGCCTCCTTCGCCCTGCTCGTCTACGCCTCCTGCTGGTTCAAGACCTTCTTCCCGGATGTGTTCTCGGCCGCGATCCTGAATTCCCAGCCGATGGGCTTCTATTCCCCTTCGCAGCTCGTCCGCGACGCACGCGAGCACGGCATCGAGGTTCGTCCTGTCGACATCAACTTCTCCGACTGGGACTGCACGTTGGAAAGGGCCGCATTCGATGCGGCCCGCATCGCTCCCCGCCATGCCTTGATGGCAGGCGTCATCCTCTCGCATCATGCGCTCCGTCTCGGTCTCCGCCAGGTCAAGGGCCTTGCGGAGGACGATATGATCCTGCTCATGGAGCGTCGCGGCTCTGGCTACGTATCCGTCCGCGACCTGTGGCTGCGCAGCGGCCTGCGCGTCGACGTCATCGAGCGCCTCGCCCAGGCGGATGCCTTCCGCTCCATCGGGCTCGATCGGCGCGAAGCCCTATGGGCGGTGAAGGCGCTCGGTCGCGAGAAGATGGTCGAGCGGTTGCCGCTCTTCGACCAGCCGCAGATCAGCTTGCCCGATCTCGAGCCGAAGACCAGATTGCCCGCCATGCCTCTGGGCGAGCACGTGATCCACGACTACCGCACCCTGACCCTCTCGCTGAAGGCGCATCCGGTATCTTTCCTGCGGAAACGGCTCACGGCCGCGGCGGTGAGTTCCTCGGCCGAACTCGAGAAGACCGCCAGCGGCCGCAGGATCAGCGTCGCAGGTCTGGTTCTTGTGCGCCAGCGACCCGGCTCGGCCAACGGCGTCATCTTCATGACCATCGAGGACGAGCGCGGCATCGCCAACATCATCGTCTGGCAGAAGACCTTCGAAGCCTATCGCGCCGTCGTGCTCGGTGCGCGCTTCGTGAAGGTGACCGGCCGAATCCAGTCCGTGAAAAGCGCGCAGGATGCAACCGCCGTCACCCATCTCGTGGCCGACAGGATCGAGGATCTGACGCCGTGGCTGGTCGACCTGTCCGAGGAAGCGGCCAATACCGACAGCCCCGCTCCCGTGGCGAAGCAAGGTAACCACCTGTCGCCGGATGCGCGGGTGATGGACGCAAAGCCGCAATTTCGGGAGGAATTCGATAAACTTGCCGCCCAAGCCGGCAAGGTCATGCCGAAGGGGCGCAATTTCCAGTGA
- a CDS encoding prolyl-tRNA synthetase associated domain-containing protein: MPKTQDELFAFLSSLGIEVTTRQHPPLHTVAESQALRGEIAGRHTKNLFLKDKKDNFFLVTVGEDTQVDLKSIHQVIGAASRVSFGNPEKLMDYLGVVPGAVTAFGVINDEGGQVKAILDEELMSYDVVNGHPLVNTATTSIAPDDLVRFMRATGHDPAILKVGQ, encoded by the coding sequence ATGCCGAAGACACAAGACGAGTTGTTCGCCTTCCTTTCCTCTCTCGGGATCGAGGTGACGACCAGACAGCATCCGCCGCTTCATACCGTCGCCGAATCGCAGGCGCTGCGCGGCGAGATCGCCGGACGCCATACCAAGAACCTGTTCCTCAAGGACAAGAAGGACAATTTCTTCCTCGTCACGGTGGGAGAGGATACGCAGGTGGATCTCAAGTCGATCCATCAGGTGATCGGAGCGGCGAGCCGGGTGTCCTTCGGCAACCCCGAAAAGCTGATGGACTATCTCGGCGTCGTGCCCGGCGCGGTGACCGCCTTCGGCGTCATCAACGACGAGGGCGGTCAGGTGAAGGCGATCCTCGACGAGGAACTCATGTCTTACGACGTCGTCAACGGCCATCCGCTGGTCAATACCGCGACGACATCGATCGCGCCGGACGACCTCGTGCGCTTCATGCGGGCGACCGGCCACGACCCCGCCATCTTGAAAGTCGGACAGTGA
- a CDS encoding Y-family DNA polymerase, with protein MRQGMGIADARAMHPSIEIVEEDPQADRQLLESLADWCNRYTPLVSIDGDDGLFLDITGCAHLFGGERALMKDLLARLRHQGFEARAGLASTPGAAWAAARFRSPVVIAPGTEAELLAPLPLTALRLDAGTIAGLKSVGLRTVAMVMEAPRAPIVRRFGPQVVLRLDQALGSVDEAISPRLPVPPLSVERRLAEPVERMEDIERLVLLLSQALKPHLEERGEGAERLELILFRVDGEVSRIATGSAVPLRESWRIAKLFHERLSALENRLDAGYGFDLARLAVVSAATLEDRQQNLSGDTAAHEEDAAFFADRVRARLGSAALTEPDLRQSHIPERATSVADAPMAKAIPAGMAERPLRLLRRSDPIEIIDGASLDFRWRRVDHSLHGKEGPERISPEWWRDAAAGTRDYYRIEDQDGRRYWIYREVPQAAGEAPQWHMQGLFA; from the coding sequence CTGCGCCAGGGCATGGGAATCGCCGATGCGCGCGCAATGCATCCCTCGATCGAGATCGTCGAGGAAGATCCGCAAGCCGACCGCCAGTTGCTCGAAAGCCTGGCCGACTGGTGCAACCGCTATACGCCGCTGGTCTCGATCGACGGCGACGACGGTCTCTTCCTCGACATCACCGGCTGCGCACATCTGTTCGGCGGCGAACGGGCATTGATGAAGGATCTGCTCGCACGCCTCCGTCATCAGGGCTTCGAGGCGCGGGCAGGGCTTGCCTCGACGCCTGGCGCCGCCTGGGCGGCCGCGCGCTTCCGCAGCCCTGTCGTGATCGCGCCCGGAACGGAGGCTGAGCTTCTAGCGCCCTTGCCGCTCACGGCGCTGCGGCTCGATGCCGGGACCATCGCCGGCCTGAAGAGCGTCGGCCTGCGAACCGTCGCGATGGTGATGGAGGCTCCTCGCGCGCCCATCGTCCGCCGGTTCGGACCGCAGGTCGTCCTGCGGCTCGATCAGGCGCTCGGTTCCGTCGACGAGGCGATTTCGCCACGGTTGCCGGTGCCGCCCCTGTCGGTCGAGCGGCGGCTTGCCGAACCCGTCGAGCGCATGGAGGACATAGAGAGGCTCGTCCTGCTCCTGTCCCAGGCGTTGAAGCCGCACCTGGAAGAGCGCGGCGAAGGCGCCGAACGGCTGGAACTGATCCTGTTTCGCGTCGACGGCGAGGTAAGCCGCATAGCCACCGGATCCGCCGTCCCGCTGCGGGAATCATGGCGCATCGCCAAGCTGTTCCATGAACGGCTTTCGGCTTTGGAGAACCGTCTCGACGCGGGGTACGGCTTCGATCTTGCGCGTCTCGCAGTCGTGTCCGCCGCAACCCTCGAAGACCGGCAACAGAATCTGTCCGGGGACACGGCGGCGCACGAGGAGGATGCCGCCTTTTTCGCCGACCGGGTGCGCGCTCGTCTCGGCAGCGCGGCACTGACCGAACCCGATCTGCGGCAGAGCCATATTCCCGAACGGGCAACGAGCGTCGCCGACGCGCCGATGGCGAAGGCGATTCCCGCCGGCATGGCGGAGCGGCCGCTCCGGCTCCTGAGGCGTTCCGACCCGATCGAAATCATCGACGGCGCCAGTCTCGATTTCCGCTGGCGACGGGTCGATCATTCCCTGCACGGCAAGGAAGGGCCCGAGCGCATCTCTCCGGAGTGGTGGCGCGACGCAGCGGCTGGAACCCGCGACTACTATCGCATCGAAGACCAGGATGGACGACGCTACTGGATATATCGCGAGGTTCCGCAGGCAGCTGGCGAAGCGCCGCAATGGCACATGCAGGGCCTCTTCGCATGA
- a CDS encoding SRPBCC family protein produces the protein MDMQGQQLIPADRETVWNALNDPEILKVCIPGCQELTKSSDTQMTAVAVIKVGPVSARFQGAVTLSDLDPPNGYTISGEGQGGVAGFAKGTAVVRLDSVDDGTLLRYEVDAQIGGKLSQLGGRLIDATAKKMSAAFFEKFGQEILSRQGESASTSVGIADDRLVIQRPDSTAQAGSTRPRHDSTSQTAYASTPATDTGSGALSFLKLAAAGALGGAIVLVWLQYGGFLPGLSSAPERIGADEHLYVSPEFASAVQLIMAAAIGYLFAARK, from the coding sequence ATGGACATGCAAGGACAGCAACTCATTCCCGCCGACCGGGAAACAGTCTGGAACGCCCTGAATGACCCCGAAATCTTGAAGGTGTGCATACCGGGATGCCAAGAACTGACGAAGTCATCAGATACCCAGATGACGGCGGTAGCGGTGATCAAGGTCGGCCCGGTGAGCGCGCGATTCCAGGGCGCCGTGACGCTTTCGGATCTCGATCCTCCGAATGGCTACACAATCAGTGGCGAAGGTCAGGGCGGAGTTGCGGGTTTTGCCAAGGGGACCGCGGTCGTGCGACTCGATTCCGTCGATGATGGTACGTTGCTCCGCTACGAAGTTGACGCCCAGATCGGCGGCAAGTTGTCACAACTGGGGGGGCGCCTGATCGACGCGACGGCGAAGAAGATGTCCGCCGCCTTTTTCGAAAAGTTCGGACAGGAAATTCTGTCACGACAGGGTGAAAGCGCTTCGACTTCAGTCGGCATCGCGGACGACCGCCTCGTGATCCAGCGTCCGGATTCGACGGCACAGGCAGGTAGCACCCGACCACGCCACGATTCCACGAGCCAGACTGCATATGCCTCCACGCCGGCGACTGACACCGGATCAGGCGCGTTGTCGTTCCTGAAACTTGCAGCGGCCGGCGCACTGGGCGGTGCGATCGTGCTCGTTTGGTTGCAATATGGCGGGTTCCTGCCGGGCCTTTCTTCCGCCCCTGAAAGGATTGGCGCGGACGAGCATCTGTATGTATCGCCGGAATTCGCGAGTGCGGTGCAACTCATCATGGCCGCGGCTATCGGATATCTCTTCGCCGCTCGCAAATGA
- a CDS encoding Trm112 family protein, translating into MAESAAETIIDPKLLELICCPLTKGMLSYDAESKELISLSAKLAYPVREGIPIMLPSEARQLGEDEIAARRKQRD; encoded by the coding sequence ATGGCTGAAAGCGCTGCCGAAACGATCATCGATCCGAAACTGCTCGAACTCATCTGCTGCCCGCTGACCAAGGGCATGCTCTCCTACGACGCCGAGAGCAAGGAACTGATCTCGCTCTCGGCGAAGCTCGCTTATCCGGTGCGCGAGGGAATTCCGATCATGCTGCCTTCGGAGGCGCGGCAGCTCGGCGAAGACGAGATTGCGGCACGCAGGAAGCAGCGGGACTGA
- a CDS encoding ImuA family protein, translated as MAKGAAAHEAVCALRREIARIEGRLAETLETPADDNDAVLARRNGAALLPRIPTGTPRFDAALGGGIPAAGLVEIHGRLTRDAGAVSGLALAFAARAAGRRPLVWIATSDMMHEAGEPYLPGISAFCGIGAGQLLVAEAARPADALWIAEEAAHLEAIGAVLLEMRGNPSVLDLTATRRLHRRALAAGRPLFLLCHGAEAQPTAAPLRLVASPAPAAPRLTLAGPLRGSIGPPAFQIFIDKNRLSPQAAFLLQWNAGRRIFEEPDHEPATTDTRHLATPPVAGQGLPSEIREGVAFRRSKKGAAPLQHAAEQYPARRRA; from the coding sequence ATGGCCAAGGGCGCCGCGGCGCATGAGGCCGTTTGCGCCCTGCGCCGGGAAATCGCAAGGATCGAGGGCCGTCTGGCGGAAACGCTGGAGACCCCGGCCGACGATAACGATGCGGTGCTCGCGCGCCGCAATGGGGCCGCCTTGCTGCCTCGCATCCCGACCGGCACGCCCCGTTTCGATGCGGCTCTCGGCGGCGGCATTCCTGCCGCCGGCCTGGTGGAGATACACGGCCGCCTCACGCGTGATGCCGGTGCGGTCTCGGGGCTTGCGCTGGCATTTGCCGCACGCGCGGCCGGGCGCCGGCCCCTCGTCTGGATCGCGACCTCGGACATGATGCATGAGGCGGGCGAGCCCTATCTGCCCGGCATCTCCGCCTTTTGCGGCATCGGTGCCGGGCAGCTTCTGGTGGCTGAGGCGGCGAGGCCCGCCGACGCGTTGTGGATCGCCGAGGAGGCCGCGCACCTCGAAGCCATAGGCGCCGTGCTCCTGGAGATGCGCGGCAACCCATCCGTGCTCGACCTGACGGCGACACGGCGGCTGCACCGGCGCGCCCTGGCGGCAGGCCGTCCGCTTTTCCTTCTCTGCCATGGCGCAGAAGCGCAACCCACCGCCGCGCCACTGCGCCTGGTCGCCTCGCCCGCGCCGGCCGCGCCGCGACTGACTCTGGCAGGCCCGCTGCGCGGCTCGATCGGGCCACCCGCCTTCCAGATCTTCATCGACAAGAACCGCCTGTCGCCGCAAGCCGCCTTCCTGCTGCAATGGAATGCCGGCCGACGCATCTTCGAGGAGCCGGACCATGAGCCTGCCACAACGGATACTCGCCATCTGGCTACCCCTCCTGTCGCCGGACAGGGTCTTCCGTCAGAGATTCGGGAGGGCGTGGCGTTTCGACGGAGCAAAAAGGGGGCCGCTCCTCTTCAGCACGCGGCAGAACAATACCCAGCGCGTCGGCGCGCTTGA
- a CDS encoding metallopeptidase family protein yields MARIDNSRLWRDQLSPSLEDMEMLALEAYAHLPDEFRTLTGEIVIQVAEFPEEEIMDDLSLETPFDLLGLFEGRGIAERWNPATGEGPNRVTLYRRAILDYWAENEETLGDIVTHVLIHEIGHHFGLSDDDMARIEEGLDQEYRP; encoded by the coding sequence ATGGCCCGCATCGACAATTCACGTCTGTGGCGCGACCAGCTCTCCCCCTCCCTGGAGGATATGGAGATGCTCGCGCTCGAAGCCTATGCGCATCTGCCCGATGAGTTCCGGACGCTGACCGGGGAAATCGTCATCCAGGTCGCGGAGTTCCCCGAGGAGGAGATCATGGACGATCTCTCGCTGGAGACGCCGTTCGACCTGCTCGGCCTGTTCGAGGGACGCGGTATTGCCGAGCGCTGGAACCCGGCGACCGGCGAGGGCCCGAACCGCGTCACGCTCTATCGTCGCGCCATCCTCGACTACTGGGCCGAGAACGAGGAGACGCTGGGCGACATCGTCACCCATGTGCTGATCCATGAGATCGGCCACCATTTCGGCCTGTCCGACGACGACATGGCGCGCATCGAGGAAGGTCTCGACCAGGAATACAGGCCCTGA